A single genomic interval of Arctopsyche grandis isolate Sample6627 chromosome 8, ASM5162203v2, whole genome shotgun sequence harbors:
- the LOC143915341 gene encoding retinol dehydrogenase 11-like: MSFCCCCPITLICIIGVLYVCLKIYNKLTTGIYNGKQRLDGKTVIVTGANSGIGLVCAKDFAARGANLIMLCRDMTTAEIAKADIIEATGNTQVKLKHIDFISLTSIRKCAYELIAEEPRIDILLNNAGAGGLGIKQTEDGLNNLMQVNYFGPFLLTNILLDVIKKSSHSRIVNVSSLAHKWANLTPDNLIHVNTTSEVQIYANSKLGNIYFTNELARLLRGTGVTVNSLHPGTFGSDIVRRAPYLFKLLWKAVTNLAFKTVEEGAQTSLYLCLSPDVTNVTGEYFTECDISTSSKAAQDMDMAKTIWKLTEEAVKLKPTEKHF, encoded by the exons ATGTCATTTTGTTGCTGTTGTCCAATAAcgcttatatgtataattggaGTATTATACGTTTGCctaaaaatctataataaacTTACCACTGGAATATATAATGGAAAGCAAAGGCTCGATGGAAAAACAGTTATAGTCACCGGTGCCAATTCTG GTATTGGACTGGTGTGTGCAAAAGATTTTGCTGCAAGAGGCGCAAACTTAATAATGCTTTGTAGAGATATGACTACGGCTGAAATAGCCAAAGCAGACATCATAGAAGCCACTGGAAATACGCAAGTAAAG ttgaaACATATTGACTTTATATCTTTAACGTCTATTCGAAAATGTGCTTATGAATTGATAGCTGAAGAGCCTCGTATAGATATCTTACTGAACAATGCTGGAGCTGGTGGACTTGGAATAAAACAAACCGAAGACGGCTTGAATAACCTCATGCAAGTGAATTATTTTGGACCGTTCCTCTTAACGAACATACTTCTTG acgttattaaaaaatcatcccACAGTCGTATTGTAAATGTTTCATCGCTTGCGCACAAATGGGCCAATTTAACTCCAGATAATTTGATACACGTCAATACAACTAGTGAAgtacaaatatatgcaaatagcAAATtgggaaatatttattttacaaatgaatTAGCACGGCTTTTAAGAGGCACAG GTGTGACCGTCAATAGTCTTCATCCTGGAACTTTTGGCTCTGATATAGTAAGAAGGGCGCCATATTTATTCAAACTTCTATGGAAAGCCGTAACCAATCTAGCTTTTAAA accGTAGAAGAGGGAGCGCAAACATCTTTGTATTTGTGTCTATCGCCGGATGTTACAAACGTTACTGGAGAATATTTTACAGAGTGTGATATATCCACATCTTCTAAAGCTGCTCAAGATATGGACATGGCTAAAACAATTTGGAAGTTAACTGAAGAAGCTGTGAAATTAAAACCGACtgaaaaacatttttga
- the LOC143915340 gene encoding retinol dehydrogenase 12-like, translated as MSVCCCCPTMLLCISGLIFICLKIYNKLTTGAYKGKDRLDGKTVIVTGANSGIGLFCAKEFAARGAKLIMLCRDMTTAESAKADIIETTGNKQVKLKHIDFSSLTSIRKCAYELIAEEKRIDILLNNAGIGGVAKLKPTEDGLDTIMQVNHFGPFLLTNILLETIKKSPSCRIVNVSSIMHRIAKLKPNNLIQQDTSNQVIIYSNSKLANIYFTNELARLFNGTGVTVNSLHPGVFGSEITRGSSYLFQMSWKYITSIVFKSIEEGAQTSLYLCLSPEVESVSGKYFADCKMTTPSKAAQDMNMAKTIWTLSEEAVELKPNEKHY; from the exons atgtcGGTCTGTTGCTGTTGTCCAACAATGCTTTTGTGTATTTCCGGcctaatatttatttgtttgaaaatatacaacaaacTCACTACGGGAGCATACAAAGGAAAGGATAGACTCGATGGCAAAACTGTGATTGTAACTGGTGCTAATTCTG gtattggaTTATTTTGTGCAAAAGAATTTGCCGCGAGGGGTGCAAAATTAATAATGCTTTGTAGAGATATGACTACAGCTGAAAGTGCTAAAGCAGACATCATAGAAACCACCGGAAATAAGCAAGTTAAA TTAAAACATATTGATTTTTCATCTCTAACTTCAATTCGAAAATGCGCTTATGAATTGATAGCTGAAGAAAAACGCATTGATATTTTGTTAAACAATGCTGGTATCGGTGGAGTTGCTAAATTAAAACCAACTGAAGATGGTTTGGATACAATAATGCAAGTTAATCATTTTGGACCGTTCCTGCTAACAAATATCTTACTAG AAACCATTAAAAAATCACCTTCCTGTCGGATTGTTAACGTGTCATCCATTATGCATCGTATTGCAAAATTGAAAcctaataatttaatacaacaAGACACAAGTAATCAGGTCATTATATATTCGAATAGTAAATTAGCGAATATTTATTTCACAAATGAACTGGCAAGACTTTTTAATGGAACag GTGTGACCGTCAACAGTTTACATCCTGGAGTGTTTGGCTCTGAAATAACAAGGGGATCCTCATATTTATTCCAAATGTCATGGAAATATATAACGAGCATAGTTTTCAAA AGTATTGAAGAAGGTGCTCAAACATCTCTATACTTGTGTTTATCACCGGAAGTTGAAAGTGTCTCTGGCAAATATTTTGCAGATTGCAAAATGACCACACCATCTAAGGCAGCTCAAGATATGAACATGGCTAAAACAATTTGGACATTGAGTGAAGAAGCTGTAGAATTAAAACCGAATGAAAAGCATTATTGA
- the LOC143915738 gene encoding retinol dehydrogenase 14-like, with translation MLCRDMGTAEKARLEIIKTTGNKQVKLKYIDFSSLTSVRKCAYELIAEESRIDILLNNAGIGGVAKIGPTQDGLDTVMQVNHFGPFLLTNILLGIIKSSSPSRIVNVSSLAHIGANLSGKNLKNPDEIAKKVLYQNSKLSNIYFTNELARLLNGTGVTVNSLHPGVFGSEVSRHASIFIQILWKSVTGLFFKSVKEGAQTSLYLCLSPEVANITGKYFADCKISTPSKAAQDMNMAKTIWTLSEEAVELKPNEKHY, from the exons ATGCTATGTAGAGATATGGGCACAGCTGAAAAAGCCAGATTAGAAATCATCAAAACCACTGGAAATAAACAAGTTAAG TTGAAATACATCGACTTTTCGTCATTAACATCGGTTCGAAAATGCGCCTATGAATTAATAGCTGAAGAATCTCGTATAGATATATTATTGAACAATGCTGGTATTGGTGGAGTTGCTAAAATCGGACCAACCCAAGATGGCTTGGATACAGTAATGCAAGTGAACCATTTCGGACCATTCCTACTAACAAATATACTGCTCG GTATTATCAAATCATCATCTCCTAGTCGTATTGTAAACGTTTCATCTTTAGCGCATATTGGGGCTAATTTATccggtaaaaatttaaaaaacccagatgaaattgcaaaaaaagTCCTGTATCAAAATAGTAAACTGAGTAATATTTACTTCACAAATGAATTAGCAAGACTTTTAAATGGCACAg GTGTTACTGTAAATAGTTTACATCCTGGCGTTTTTGGATCTGAAGTAAGTCGACATGCCtccatttttattcaaatattatggAAATCTGTGACAGGCCTCTTTTTCAAA AGTGTTAAAGAAGGAGCTCAAACCTCTCTGTACTTGTGTTTATCGCCAGAAGTTGCAAACATCACTGGAAAATATTTTGCGGACTGTAAAATTTCCACACCATCTAAAGCTGCTCAAGATATGAACATGGCTAAAACAATTTGGACATTGAGTGAAGAAGCTGTAGAATTAAAACCGAATGAAAAGCATTATTGA
- the LOC143915816 gene encoding retinol dehydrogenase 12-like: MGNDRLDGKTIIVTGGDSGIGLQCAKDFATRGGKVIIISCDLSSGNNAKKKIILETGNDNIKVKYLDFSDLYTVRKCAEEILKEEPQIHVLLNNAGVAKIGIYKTIDGLDAVTQINYFGPFLFTNILLGRLKESAPSRIVNVSSIAHNLGKLNLNNYGITNSANEWLLYSNSKLAVTHFSIELSRRLRGTGVTSNSLHPGVFFSGIVRTLPSFSQFLWKIVVNVFLKTIEEAAQTSIYLCVSGDAANFNGEFFEDCKKSSPPTKTYDTDMSKKLWSLSEIAVGLQAHETHY, from the exons ATGGGAAATGATAGGCTTGATGGAAAAACAATTATCGTAACTGGTGGTGACTCGG GAATTGGACTCCAGTGTGCGAAAGATTTCGCAACACGGGGAGGaaaagtaattataatttcatgtgATCTATCATCTGGAAATAATGCTAAAAAAAAGATTATCCTTGAAACTGGGAATGATAATATCAAA gtCAAATATCTGGATTTTTCTGACTTATACACAGTTAGAAAATGTGCCGAGGAAATCTTAAAGGAAGAGCCTCAAATCcacgttttattaaataatgcgGGTGTTGCAAAAATTGGTATATATAAGACCATCGATGGATTAGACGCTGTCACCCAGATCAATTATTTTGGACCGTTTTTGTTTACCAACATACTGCTCG GTAGATTGAAAGAATCAGCTCCTAGTCGCATCGTGAATGTGTCTTCTATAGCTCACAATTTAGGAAAATTAAATCTGAACAATTATGGAATCACAAATTCAGCCAATGAATGGCTGTTGTATTCGAATTCTAAACTCGCCGTCACCCATTTTTCAATTGAACTATCTCGAAGACTTCGAGGAACAG GTGTTACCAGTAATAGTTTACATCCTGGAGTGTTCTTTTCTGGAATCGTTAGAACGTTGCCAAGTTTTTCTCAGTTTCTTTGGAAAATAGTAGTCAACGTATTTCTCAAG ACTATAGAAGAAGCGGCACAGACTTCTATTTATCTTTGTGTCTCTGGCGATGCTGCAAATTTTAATGGagaattttttgaagattgcAAAAAATCATCACCACCAACGAAAACTTACGACACTGATATGTCTAAAAAATTATGGTCACTCTCTGAAATAGCTGTTGGCTTACAAGCACATGAAACACACTATTAG